From the Lolium rigidum isolate FL_2022 chromosome 2, APGP_CSIRO_Lrig_0.1, whole genome shotgun sequence genome, one window contains:
- the LOC124687424 gene encoding uncharacterized protein LOC124687424 gives MEFEATAAQAPRRDARKLVRCPRLQLDAKTVTAVEQSTGTSIADPAPVAAGPGGGAMRVKVVLSKQQLKQVAAAVAAGGAFALPPALEQLVSALKRQHAKKQAAAAAEEAAAARARRQGRWSPALHSIPEDIFS, from the coding sequence ATGGAGTTCGAGGCCACCGCCGCGCAGGCGCCGAGGAGGGACGCCAGGAAGCTGGTGAGGTGCCCGAGGCTGCAGCTCGACGCCAAGACGGTCACGGCGGTCGAGCAGTCCACCGGCACGTCCATCGCCGACCCGGCGCCGGTCGCCGCCGGCCCGGGCGGCGGCGCGATGCGCGTCAAGGTCGTGCTGAGCAAGCAGCAGCTCAAGCAGgtggccgcggccgtcgccgccggcggcgcctttGCGCTGCCGCCCGCGCTGGAGCAGCTGGTGAGCGCTCTCAAGCGGCAGCACGCGAAGAAgcaggcggccgcggcggccgagGAGGCTGCTGCCGCGAGAGCGAGACGCCAGGGGCGGTGGTCGCCGGCGTTGCACAGCATCCCGGAGGATATCTTCAGCTAG